A stretch of the Bacillus sp. FJAT-18017 genome encodes the following:
- the ytxJ gene encoding bacillithiol system redox-active protein YtxJ translates to MINTLESIEQFDEIIKKESKVMILKHSSTCPISHAAFEEYGEFAGDDSIPAWMLIVQESRPLSTHIAETYGIKHESPQAILFADGQPVWNASHWKITKKSLNEAIQG, encoded by the coding sequence ATGATTAATACACTTGAATCAATTGAACAATTCGATGAAATTATTAAAAAGGAATCGAAGGTCATGATCCTGAAGCATAGCAGCACTTGTCCCATTTCGCATGCTGCATTTGAAGAATATGGTGAATTTGCCGGCGATGACAGCATACCTGCCTGGATGCTGATTGTTCAGGAATCACGGCCTCTATCCACTCATATCGCTGAAACATATGGGATTAAGCATGAATCCCCTCAAGCTATCCTCTTTGCAGATGGACAGCCAGTGTGGAATGCTTCCCATTGGAAAATAACAAAAAAATCCCTAAACGAAGCAATCCAAGGATAA
- a CDS encoding bifunctional 3-deoxy-7-phosphoheptulonate synthase/chorismate mutase, which produces MNELDKLRSRIDELNMELLQIISERAQLAQEIGRVKETQGVYRFDPVRERKMLDIIKQKNEGPFEDSTIEHIFKEIFKASLELQKDDHSKALLVSRKKHPENTIVEVNGEQIGDGKPHFVFGPCAVESYEQVATVAKHMQQKGLKLLRGGAFKPRTSPYDFQGLGVEGLKILKRISQEYNMAVISEIVNPADIEMAEEYLDVIQIGARNMQNFELLKAAGASTKPILLKRGISATIEEFINAAEYIMSQGNGNIILCERGIRTYEKATRNTLDITAVPILKQETHLPVMVDVTHSTGRRDLLLPAAKAALAIGADGVMAEVHPDPAVALSDSAQQMNLEQFDSFLSELMASNLVRQ; this is translated from the coding sequence ATGAATGAATTGGATAAGTTACGGTCCCGTATTGATGAACTCAATATGGAACTCCTTCAGATTATCAGCGAGCGCGCACAATTGGCTCAGGAAATTGGGCGTGTGAAGGAAACCCAGGGAGTGTATCGATTTGATCCTGTACGTGAAAGAAAAATGCTCGATATCATCAAGCAGAAAAATGAAGGGCCATTTGAAGATTCAACCATTGAACATATTTTCAAGGAAATTTTCAAGGCCAGCCTGGAGCTGCAAAAAGATGATCACAGCAAAGCTCTGCTTGTTTCCAGGAAAAAGCACCCTGAAAACACAATTGTAGAAGTTAATGGCGAGCAAATTGGTGACGGGAAACCACACTTTGTTTTTGGGCCTTGTGCAGTAGAGTCCTATGAACAAGTTGCCACTGTCGCGAAGCATATGCAGCAAAAGGGCCTCAAGCTGCTTAGAGGTGGGGCATTTAAGCCGCGTACATCTCCTTATGACTTCCAGGGGCTAGGTGTTGAAGGATTGAAAATTCTAAAGCGGATTTCCCAAGAGTACAATATGGCGGTTATTAGTGAAATCGTTAACCCTGCCGATATCGAGATGGCTGAAGAATATCTTGATGTCATCCAGATTGGCGCGAGAAATATGCAGAACTTTGAATTGCTGAAAGCAGCAGGCGCTTCAACAAAGCCAATTTTGCTAAAACGTGGAATCTCCGCAACTATTGAAGAATTTATCAATGCTGCTGAATATATCATGTCACAGGGTAACGGCAATATCATTCTTTGTGAGCGCGGTATTAGGACGTATGAAAAAGCAACAAGGAACACGCTCGATATTACTGCAGTACCAATCTTAAAGCAGGAAACCCATCTTCCTGTCATGGTTGATGTAACTCATTCTACTGGCAGAAGGGATTTACTCCTTCCTGCTGCTAAGGCTGCCCTTGCAATCGGTGCGGATGGCGTGATGGCAGAGGTTCATCCGGATCCAGCTGTCGCTTTGTCGGATTCGGCTCAGCAAATGAACCTGGAGCAGTTTGACAGTTTTCTATCAGAGCTTATGGCCTCAAACCTAGTGCGCCAATAA
- the ccpA gene encoding catabolite control protein A — MNITIYDVAREANVSMATVSRVVNGNPNVKPATRKKVMEVIDRLGYRPNAVARGLASKKTTTVGVIIPDISSIFFAELARGIEDIATMYKYNIILSNSDQNKDKELHLLNTMLGKQVDGIVFMGGNITTEHVEEFKKSPVPIVLAGSVEQTREIPSVNIDYEQAVFDSVMEYVERGHKRIAFIIGPLHEPKNSELKLKGYKRALDEAGIQFNEEYIVEGDYTYDSGIEAIEKLIESDERPTAILVGSDEMALGVIHGAQDKGFSIPEDFEVITSDNTRLSLMVRPQLTTLVQPLYDIGAVSMRLLTKYMNKEKVDEHTVVLPHRIEQRNSTK, encoded by the coding sequence ATGAATATTACGATTTATGATGTTGCCAGGGAAGCGAATGTTTCAATGGCGACGGTGTCAAGGGTTGTAAACGGAAACCCGAATGTTAAGCCTGCAACAAGAAAAAAGGTTATGGAAGTAATCGACAGACTTGGTTATAGGCCAAACGCTGTGGCAAGGGGACTTGCGAGCAAAAAGACTACAACAGTCGGTGTCATAATTCCAGACATCTCGAGCATTTTCTTTGCCGAACTAGCAAGGGGTATTGAGGACATCGCTACGATGTATAAATATAATATTATCCTCAGCAACTCCGACCAAAATAAGGACAAGGAACTTCACCTTCTGAACACAATGCTGGGTAAGCAGGTAGATGGTATTGTTTTTATGGGAGGAAATATCACTACGGAGCATGTAGAAGAATTTAAAAAATCCCCGGTCCCGATTGTATTGGCTGGATCAGTGGAACAGACCAGGGAAATTCCATCTGTCAATATTGATTACGAGCAGGCTGTATTTGACTCAGTAATGGAATATGTCGAGCGAGGCCATAAACGCATCGCCTTCATAATCGGGCCGCTTCACGAGCCAAAGAACAGCGAATTGAAGCTGAAGGGATATAAGAGGGCTCTTGACGAGGCAGGTATTCAATTTAATGAGGAATATATTGTAGAAGGTGACTATACGTATGATTCAGGCATCGAAGCAATAGAAAAACTGATTGAGTCAGACGAAAGGCCGACTGCAATCCTCGTTGGATCTGATGAAATGGCACTTGGGGTTATCCATGGGGCTCAGGATAAGGGCTTTAGTATACCTGAGGACTTTGAGGTGATTACTTCAGATAATACCAGGCTTTCACTCATGGTTCGTCCACAGCTTACAACGCTCGTGCAGCCATTATATGATATAGGCGCAGTATCAATGAGGCTTTTGACTAAGTATATGAATAAGGAAAAGGTCGATGAGCATACCGTTGTCCTTCCGCATCGAATCGAACAAAGAAATTCAACGAAGTAA
- a CDS encoding acetoin utilization protein AcuC — protein MNDSSAFIFSEELLKYNFGSQHPFNQFRIKLTIDLLKHSGALDDSSIVPPRMATEEELCLIHDPSYVHAVKMAGKGLLTGDSAENFGLGTEDTPIFPNMHEASAMIVGGTLEAVDMVMTGKTSHALHLGGGLHHGFRGKASGFCIYNDSSVAIKYLQEKYKARVLYVDTDAHHGDGVQWSFYDDPDVCTLSIHETGRYLFPGTGSINERGQGKGYGFSFNIPLDAFTEDESWLQIYRTALTEVTEFFKPDIILTQNGADSHYYDPLTHLYGTMNIYREIPKLAHELAHRYCNGRWVAVGGGGYDIWRVVPRAWALIWMEMTGKASSATGNLPAAWTEKWQTKAGVPLPDSWEDGPDIYNPIPRKAEITEKNLLTLEKALYPIRNTSKTESV, from the coding sequence ATGAACGATTCAAGCGCCTTTATTTTTTCAGAAGAACTACTGAAATACAATTTTGGCAGCCAGCACCCTTTTAATCAATTTAGGATTAAGCTGACAATTGACCTTTTAAAACACTCAGGCGCTCTGGATGACTCATCAATCGTTCCACCACGGATGGCCACTGAAGAGGAATTATGCCTTATTCATGATCCCTCCTATGTCCATGCTGTCAAAATGGCTGGAAAAGGTCTTTTAACTGGAGATTCGGCAGAGAACTTTGGACTGGGAACCGAGGACACCCCAATATTTCCTAATATGCATGAAGCCAGCGCAATGATAGTGGGAGGAACACTAGAAGCGGTCGATATGGTTATGACAGGAAAAACGTCCCATGCATTGCACCTCGGGGGAGGGCTTCATCATGGATTTAGGGGAAAGGCCTCAGGATTTTGCATATACAATGACAGCTCCGTGGCAATAAAATATTTGCAGGAAAAATACAAGGCAAGGGTCCTTTATGTAGACACGGATGCACATCACGGGGATGGGGTTCAATGGTCCTTTTATGACGATCCGGATGTATGCACCTTATCTATTCATGAGACAGGTAGATATCTCTTTCCTGGTACCGGCTCAATAAACGAGCGCGGCCAGGGAAAAGGATATGGTTTTTCTTTTAATATTCCTTTGGATGCCTTCACGGAAGACGAATCTTGGCTGCAAATCTACAGAACAGCTCTGACAGAGGTTACTGAGTTCTTTAAACCCGATATAATCCTGACCCAAAACGGTGCGGATTCACATTACTATGACCCGCTTACCCATTTATATGGGACAATGAATATCTACCGTGAAATACCAAAGCTCGCCCATGAACTTGCACATCGCTATTGCAATGGCCGATGGGTTGCTGTAGGCGGCGGAGGCTATGATATTTGGAGGGTTGTTCCAAGAGCATGGGCTTTGATTTGGATGGAAATGACCGGGAAGGCTTCAAGTGCGACCGGAAATCTGCCTGCTGCCTGGACTGAAAAGTGGCAAACCAAAGCCGGGGTGCCTCTTCCCGATTCGTGGGAGGACGGTCCGGATATTTACAATCCTATCCCCAGAAAAGCAGAGATAACTGAAAAGAACTTATTGACACTTGAAAAAGCACTGTATCCTATCAGAAATACATCAAAAACTGAATCTGTATAA
- a CDS encoding acetoin utilization AcuB family protein has protein sequence MIIEQIMKTNVATLKASNTIADAIKMMEDHKIRHIPIIDEQRHVVGLVSDRDIRDAAPSIFRREEHVEDLQKPLETIMKRNLITGHPLDFVEEIAALLYEHHISCVPVILDQRLVGIVTETDLLHTLVELTGAHQPGSQIEVKVPNKAGTLWEVANVIKNRKANIQSVLVYPDKQDEAYKILVIRVQTMNPVGLIHDLKAAGHHVVWPNIPGMPI, from the coding sequence ATGATTATAGAACAAATCATGAAAACCAATGTTGCCACCTTAAAGGCTTCAAATACGATTGCAGATGCAATCAAAATGATGGAAGATCACAAAATACGGCACATCCCAATAATAGATGAACAGCGGCATGTTGTTGGACTTGTGTCGGATAGAGATATCAGGGATGCAGCTCCGTCTATTTTTAGGCGGGAGGAGCATGTTGAAGATCTTCAAAAGCCTTTGGAAACGATTATGAAACGAAATCTCATTACCGGGCACCCTCTCGACTTTGTTGAGGAAATTGCCGCCCTGCTTTATGAGCATCATATTAGCTGTGTACCAGTCATCCTGGACCAGAGGCTTGTGGGAATTGTGACAGAAACAGACCTGCTCCACACACTTGTGGAACTTACTGGCGCACATCAGCCGGGTTCACAAATTGAAGTAAAGGTGCCCAATAAAGCCGGGACTCTCTGGGAAGTAGCCAATGTGATTAAGAACCGTAAAGCTAATATCCAAAGTGTCCTTGTTTATCCTGATAAACAAGATGAAGCATACAAAATATTGGTCATCCGTGTACAGACAATGAATCCTGTTGGCCTTATCCATGACCTGAAGGCTGCCGGTCATCATGTGGTATGGCCAAATATTCCGGGTATGCCAATATGA
- a CDS encoding GNAT family N-acetyltransferase: MEHIKTYNAKELKTAKGNLIIEGPISAEKLAGYEFHENLVAFRQPAQQHKALIEIASLPEGRIIIARHNHEIVGYVTYLYPDPLERWSEGKMEDLIELGAIEVIPEFRGASVGKNLLRVSMMDDAMEDYITITTEYYWHWDLKGTGLNVWEYRKVMEKMMNAGGLEWYATDDPEISSHPANCLMARIGKRVSPESIQKFDQLRFMNRFMY, from the coding sequence ATGGAACATATAAAAACATATAATGCGAAAGAGCTAAAAACCGCAAAAGGAAATCTCATCATTGAAGGGCCAATTTCTGCCGAAAAACTAGCGGGCTATGAATTTCACGAGAATCTTGTTGCTTTCCGGCAGCCAGCCCAGCAGCACAAGGCATTAATTGAAATTGCCTCATTGCCTGAGGGCCGTATTATTATTGCCAGGCACAACCATGAAATTGTCGGCTATGTAACATATTTATACCCTGATCCGCTTGAACGCTGGTCTGAGGGCAAAATGGAAGATTTGATAGAGCTCGGGGCCATTGAGGTTATACCCGAGTTTCGAGGGGCATCCGTTGGTAAAAACCTTCTTAGAGTATCGATGATGGATGATGCAATGGAGGACTACATAACGATAACCACCGAATATTATTGGCATTGGGACTTGAAAGGAACTGGATTAAATGTATGGGAATATAGAAAGGTCATGGAGAAAATGATGAATGCCGGCGGCCTGGAATGGTATGCGACTGATGATCCCGAAATCAGTTCTCACCCGGCAAATTGCCTTATGGCCCGTATTGGCAAAAGGGTAAGCCCGGAATCCATTCAAAAATTTGACCAGCTCAGGTTCATGAACCGCTTCATGTATTAG
- the acsA gene encoding acetate--CoA ligase, which produces MKMEALPVIQGDYNLKDYNETYKNFDWKETEKAFSWHETGLVNLAHEAIDRHADTFRKNKVALYYKDQERNEKYTFKEMKELSNKAANVLKTYGDVEKGDRVFIFMPRSPELYFAVLGAIKLGAIVGPLFEAFMEGAVRDRLQDSEAKVIVTTPELLNRVPVDELPALKYIFIVGDGVQETDKIIDFKKKFAEADKKLKIEWVDRQDGLILHYTSGSTGKPKGVLHVHNAMIQHYQTGQWVLDLKEDDVYWCTADPGWVTGTSYGIFGPWLAGVSNVIVGGRFSPDTWYKMIEEFGVTVWYSAPTAFRMLMGAGDEIVKKYDLSSLRHVLSVGEPLNPEVVKWGMKVFNKRIHDTWWMTETGAQLICNYPCMPVKPGSMGKPLPGVQAAIVDDRGEELPPYRMGNLAIKRGWPSMMHAIWNNPQKYESYFMPGDWYVTGDSAYMDEEGYFWFQGRVDDVIMTSGERVGPFEVESKLVEHPAVAEAGVIGKPDPVRGEIIKAFIALRDGYEPSEDLKEEIRQYVKKGLAAHAAPREIDFRDKLPKTRSGKIMRRVLKAWELDLPTGDLSTMED; this is translated from the coding sequence GTGAAAATGGAAGCGCTGCCAGTTATTCAAGGGGATTATAATCTTAAGGATTATAATGAAACCTACAAGAATTTTGACTGGAAAGAAACTGAAAAGGCATTTAGCTGGCATGAGACAGGCCTTGTAAATTTGGCTCACGAGGCAATTGACCGTCATGCCGACACATTCCGCAAGAATAAGGTGGCCCTTTACTACAAGGACCAGGAGCGGAATGAAAAGTACACGTTCAAGGAAATGAAGGAATTGTCCAACAAAGCGGCAAATGTGCTAAAAACATATGGGGATGTGGAAAAAGGGGACCGCGTCTTTATTTTCATGCCGCGCTCACCAGAGCTTTATTTTGCAGTTCTCGGTGCCATTAAGCTTGGCGCGATTGTTGGTCCGCTCTTTGAAGCCTTCATGGAGGGTGCAGTAAGGGACCGTCTCCAGGACAGCGAAGCGAAAGTAATTGTCACAACTCCGGAGTTGCTAAATAGGGTTCCGGTTGATGAACTTCCTGCATTGAAGTACATATTTATCGTAGGTGACGGAGTCCAGGAAACGGATAAGATCATTGATTTCAAGAAAAAGTTTGCAGAAGCTGATAAAAAACTGAAGATTGAATGGGTGGACCGGCAGGATGGCCTAATCCTTCACTATACTTCCGGTTCGACAGGGAAGCCTAAAGGTGTTCTTCATGTCCATAATGCCATGATTCAGCATTACCAGACAGGGCAATGGGTCCTTGATCTGAAAGAAGACGATGTATACTGGTGTACAGCAGATCCAGGCTGGGTCACAGGAACTTCCTATGGCATTTTCGGGCCATGGCTTGCCGGGGTTTCGAATGTCATTGTTGGGGGCCGTTTCTCGCCGGATACATGGTACAAAATGATTGAGGAATTCGGAGTAACCGTATGGTACAGCGCTCCGACTGCCTTCCGCATGCTGATGGGTGCGGGTGATGAAATTGTGAAGAAGTACGATCTTTCAAGCCTCCGCCATGTTCTAAGTGTAGGTGAACCGTTAAACCCCGAGGTAGTCAAATGGGGCATGAAAGTGTTCAATAAGCGCATCCATGACACTTGGTGGATGACAGAGACAGGAGCACAGCTCATTTGCAATTATCCTTGTATGCCAGTCAAGCCTGGTTCAATGGGTAAACCGCTGCCTGGCGTTCAGGCCGCGATTGTCGATGACCGGGGTGAAGAACTTCCGCCATACAGAATGGGCAATCTCGCCATTAAAAGAGGCTGGCCATCAATGATGCATGCGATCTGGAACAATCCTCAAAAATATGAATCGTATTTTATGCCTGGAGACTGGTATGTAACAGGTGACTCTGCATATATGGATGAGGAGGGCTATTTCTGGTTCCAGGGCCGTGTTGACGATGTCATTATGACATCAGGAGAAAGGGTAGGTCCTTTCGAGGTAGAGAGCAAGCTCGTTGAACATCCAGCTGTAGCCGAGGCCGGAGTAATTGGAAAGCCTGATCCTGTCCGCGGAGAAATCATCAAAGCATTCATTGCTTTGAGGGACGGCTATGAGCCATCCGAGGATCTGAAGGAAGAAATCCGCCAATATGTTAAAAAAGGCCTGGCTGCGCACGCGGCACCAAGGGAAATCGATTTCCGCGATAAGCTTCCGAAGACCCGAAGCGGGAAAATCATGAGGCGTGTCCTGAAAGCATGGGAGCTCGACCTGCCGACTGGCGATCTTTCGACAATGGAAGACTAA